Proteins from a single region of Haloterrigena turkmenica DSM 5511:
- a CDS encoding Sec-independent protein translocase subunit TatA/TatB yields the protein MFGPLEATVVGIGLILLFGAKRIPRVGSALGETIGYIRGKVR from the coding sequence ATGTTCGGTCCGCTCGAGGCTACTGTGGTCGGGATTGGGTTAATCCTGCTGTTCGGAGCGAAACGCATCCCCCGAGTCGGCTCGGCACTCGGCGAGACAATCGGCTACATTCGAGGCAAGGTCCGCTGA